From Desulforegula conservatrix Mb1Pa:
CATTAATTGATCTGATTACCACTCTGCTTCAGCCATAGAAAGCATGGTTGATGGCATGGGTGGAGTCCTAAGAGCAACATAAATCAGTCTGTGAATCATGGACGGCAGATCATATCGGCGATTGAATCTGTACTGAAATTCTGCCAGGTACCGCGGAACATG
This genomic window contains:
- a CDS encoding transposase, with the protein product AGFQHEPHVTGGGKAAVEHPSFKWVNIILGNLKNALKGTYHAINRKHVPRYLAEFQYRFNRRYDLPSMIHRLIYVALRTPPMPSTMLSMAEAEW